The proteins below are encoded in one region of Bremerella sp. P1:
- a CDS encoding shikimate kinase, with product MNLALIGYRGTGKSHVARLLAGQLKWPLVDADIYVEKQAGKSIAEIFADAGEAGFRDLETKTLIELAQRSDHILSLGGGVILREENRKQIADHCFTVWLTASPEEIAKRLTGDASTQARRPSLTGKSILDEIEEVLTERTPLYEQCADLTIDTLGKSPQQVTQTILDQLPSSLVKKEQ from the coding sequence ATGAATCTGGCACTCATCGGATATCGCGGAACCGGCAAATCGCACGTCGCCAGGCTGCTCGCTGGGCAGCTGAAGTGGCCGCTGGTCGATGCCGATATCTACGTGGAGAAGCAAGCCGGTAAATCGATCGCCGAGATCTTTGCTGACGCAGGCGAAGCTGGCTTTCGCGATCTTGAGACGAAAACACTGATCGAACTGGCGCAGCGGTCTGATCATATCCTGTCCTTGGGTGGCGGAGTGATTCTGCGGGAAGAGAACCGCAAACAGATCGCCGATCATTGCTTTACGGTTTGGCTGACGGCTTCGCCGGAGGAGATCGCCAAGCGGCTAACAGGCGATGCATCGACTCAGGCTCGTCGGCCCAGTTTGACCGGCAAATCGATTCTGGATGAGATCGAAGAAGTTCTGACCGAGCGTACTCCGCTTTACGAGCAGTGTGCCGACCTGACGATCGATACGTTAGGTAAGTCACCCCAACAGGTGACGCAAACGATCTTGGACCAACTCCCGTCGTCCTTAGTGAAGAAAGAACAGTAA
- the hisA gene encoding 1-(5-phosphoribosyl)-5-[(5-phosphoribosylamino)methylideneamino]imidazole-4-carboxamide isomerase, which translates to MQIWPAIDLLGGKCVRLQQGDYNRETVYGDDPAEMAKRWVDEGADCLHLVDLDGAKDGSLKNRDAISAIVAAVDIPCEVGGGIRDEKTIDELLDLGLARLVIGTKALREPDWFAAMCEKFPEKLVVGIDAKEGMVATDGWLEVSTTSAIDLAKTFEHLPMAAIIYTDIATDGMLAGPNVEAMQAMKEAVKVPVVASGGVTSVEDVKNLTAAGLDGAIVGRSLYEGRLTVRQAVEAAGGVR; encoded by the coding sequence ATGCAAATTTGGCCGGCCATTGATCTTCTCGGTGGCAAATGCGTGCGACTCCAACAAGGAGACTACAACCGCGAAACGGTCTACGGGGATGACCCGGCTGAAATGGCGAAACGATGGGTCGATGAAGGAGCCGATTGTCTCCATCTGGTCGACTTGGATGGGGCCAAGGACGGAAGTCTGAAAAACCGCGACGCGATCTCTGCGATCGTTGCCGCTGTCGACATTCCCTGTGAAGTCGGTGGCGGGATTCGCGATGAGAAGACCATTGACGAACTTCTCGATCTCGGACTGGCCCGCTTGGTGATCGGCACCAAGGCCCTGCGTGAGCCCGATTGGTTTGCCGCCATGTGCGAGAAATTCCCGGAAAAGCTCGTTGTCGGAATCGATGCCAAAGAAGGCATGGTCGCCACCGATGGCTGGCTGGAGGTGAGCACCACCTCGGCGATCGACTTGGCCAAAACGTTCGAACATCTGCCCATGGCGGCCATTATCTACACCGACATCGCTACCGACGGCATGCTGGCCGGTCCGAATGTCGAAGCCATGCAGGCCATGAAAGAAGCCGTTAAAGTGCCAGTCGTTGCGTCTGGCGGTGTCACCTCGGTCGAGGACGTGAAGAACCTGACCGCCGCCGGACTGGACGGTGCGATCGTGGGACGTTCCTTATACGAAGGCCGATTAACCGTACGTCAGGCGGTCGAAGCCGCTGGCGGTGTGAGGTAA
- a CDS encoding OmpA/MotB family protein produces the protein MFRLCCFTLVSLALAGLGCNQNAAWRQQQVLAQQQTQAQIAEFERRASGLDASNQDLHSQLAQSQQQQKILQDELSLVRRQLNDTTSQLAQSQELAKEQQQKVQTMMASTQYRGGAVIRPNNSLTSELNKIQIPGVTARQDGDVLRIEIPADALFQTGTNSLIPNSDNILSQLTSTLQRDFPQNKIGIEGHTDNQPAMPPYTSNHQLSASMAQTVFDQLTSRYRMDPSRLVVVGHGSNHPVVSNATPVGQQKNRRVDLVIYPQSDN, from the coding sequence ATGTTTCGTTTGTGCTGTTTCACCTTGGTCTCGCTAGCACTTGCTGGCTTGGGCTGCAATCAAAATGCAGCCTGGCGGCAACAGCAAGTCCTTGCGCAGCAGCAAACTCAGGCCCAGATCGCTGAATTTGAACGCCGTGCTTCTGGCTTGGATGCCTCGAACCAGGATCTCCACTCGCAGCTGGCTCAGTCCCAACAGCAGCAGAAGATCTTGCAGGATGAGCTCTCGCTCGTTCGTCGCCAACTGAACGACACGACTAGCCAACTGGCACAGTCGCAGGAACTGGCCAAAGAACAGCAGCAAAAAGTTCAGACCATGATGGCTTCGACCCAGTACCGCGGTGGTGCGGTGATTCGGCCGAACAACAGTCTGACCTCGGAACTCAACAAGATTCAAATCCCCGGCGTCACTGCCCGGCAGGATGGCGATGTACTCCGTATCGAGATCCCGGCCGACGCGTTGTTCCAGACCGGAACCAACTCGTTGATTCCCAACTCGGACAACATCCTCTCGCAACTGACCAGTACCCTGCAAAGGGACTTCCCTCAGAACAAGATTGGCATCGAAGGGCACACCGACAATCAGCCGGCGATGCCCCCTTACACGTCCAACCATCAACTGTCGGCCAGCATGGCCCAAACCGTCTTCGACCAGCTGACCTCACGCTACCGCATGGATCCCTCGCGACTGGTCGTCGTAGGACACGGATCGAACCATCCGGTCGTTTCCAACGCCACTCCGGTCGGTCAGCAGAAGAATCGACGCGTCGACCTGGTGATCTATCCCCAGTCCGACAATTAG
- the hisH gene encoding imidazole glycerol phosphate synthase subunit HisH, with protein sequence MITIVDYQMGNLRSVQKAFEKTGHAAHITSDPKEIAAATKLVLPGVGACGDAVDEIRRRDLEGPIRDQIEAGTPFLGICLGLQMLFDVSYEGGEHEGLGILPGKVVKFELPHGFKVPHMGWNQAHFVHRPPIFEGIDEGTNFYFVHSYYVVPESDDVVAITADYGSPFCAAVWKDNLYATQFHPEKSQQAGLTVLHNFAQLA encoded by the coding sequence ATGATCACGATCGTCGACTACCAGATGGGTAACCTGCGGAGTGTCCAAAAAGCCTTTGAAAAGACGGGGCACGCCGCGCATATCACCAGCGACCCAAAAGAGATAGCCGCGGCAACCAAGCTTGTTCTGCCTGGCGTGGGAGCATGCGGAGACGCGGTCGATGAGATCCGTCGCCGAGACCTTGAAGGCCCGATCCGCGATCAGATTGAAGCCGGGACCCCGTTTCTTGGGATTTGTCTGGGCCTGCAGATGCTGTTCGACGTCAGCTACGAAGGGGGCGAACACGAAGGCCTGGGGATTCTGCCTGGCAAGGTCGTGAAGTTTGAACTGCCCCATGGCTTTAAAGTCCCCCATATGGGTTGGAATCAGGCTCACTTCGTGCACCGACCGCCCATTTTTGAAGGGATCGACGAGGGGACGAATTTCTACTTCGTTCACTCTTACTATGTCGTTCCAGAAAGCGACGATGTGGTCGCGATTACGGCCGATTATGGCAGCCCTTTTTGCGCTGCCGTCTGGAAAGACAACCTCTACGCTACCCAATTCCACCCCGAAAAAAGCCAACAGGCTGGGCTGACGGTGCTTCACAACTTTGCCCAGTTGGCGTAG
- a CDS encoding elongation factor G, with the protein MATCATETVRDIVLCGHGSTGKTSLIDRLLEITHAVDGTHSVDDGTSVCDFEPEEKAHHLSIEATLAHFQHQGLRFNVIDAPGYPDFIGHTISAMRGADTAMIVIDAHAGIAVNTRRVFQEAEKAGIGRMIVVNKIDTEHLDFASLMQSIRETFGQACVPISFPRLENGAIVGVVDILDEKADTSNAPIDPAIYKESLVEAAIEADEEWMERYFEGEVPTNEDLKALIPKAVANGTLIPIVCCSIKKAVGISELLDAMALCSLPPSMVHRKAKNGDGSEIELSGDPDGPLAAQVFQTRIDPFVQKLSYIRVYNGTLRKDMTLPGSNGRKGLRIGQLLDVQANHLEPIDEAGPGDIVAVAKMEQLHTGTNEGELELPNIDFPQPMVGVAIRPKSRNDEAKLSVALHKLLEEDPTIRIEHDEETHELVLRGMSELHLSLIQEKLARRDHLEIETYEPRVPFRESITFPAHGSYRHKKQSGGRGQFGEVHIRIQPLPQGTEISEFATKDNFPSMKHVHYFEAMNFLWIDSIVGASIPGNFMPAVEKGLLDRVHKGVLAGYPLQDLCVEVHYGKHHPVDSSETAFRIAASAALREVCKQAGPQMLEPMVDMHVTVPIDCVGDVYSDMATRRGQISGTQDAGANMQTVVCVVPLAETSSYARALSSLTGGQGSYSMSFSHYAPLPAHLQDRHRQHIEEDDES; encoded by the coding sequence ATGGCAACTTGTGCAACAGAGACCGTCCGCGATATTGTCTTATGCGGTCATGGTTCGACTGGGAAGACGAGCCTGATCGACCGCCTACTTGAGATAACGCACGCGGTGGACGGAACGCACAGTGTGGACGACGGAACGAGTGTCTGCGATTTCGAGCCGGAGGAAAAGGCTCACCATCTTTCCATTGAGGCGACTCTCGCCCACTTTCAACATCAGGGACTTCGCTTCAACGTAATCGATGCTCCCGGCTACCCTGACTTCATTGGCCATACCATCTCGGCCATGCGCGGAGCCGACACGGCCATGATCGTCATCGACGCGCACGCAGGTATCGCCGTCAATACGCGGCGTGTTTTTCAAGAAGCCGAAAAGGCCGGCATTGGCCGGATGATTGTTGTCAACAAGATCGATACCGAGCACCTCGACTTCGCGTCCTTGATGCAATCGATCCGCGAGACGTTCGGCCAGGCCTGCGTTCCGATCAGCTTTCCTCGACTAGAGAACGGCGCCATCGTTGGTGTCGTCGATATTCTCGATGAGAAGGCCGACACGTCCAACGCCCCCATCGATCCAGCCATTTATAAAGAGTCGCTCGTAGAAGCGGCTATCGAGGCGGACGAAGAATGGATGGAACGCTACTTCGAAGGCGAAGTGCCCACTAACGAAGATTTGAAGGCCCTCATCCCCAAAGCGGTCGCCAACGGAACGCTGATTCCGATCGTCTGCTGCAGCATCAAGAAGGCCGTTGGTATTTCCGAACTGCTCGACGCGATGGCACTCTGTTCGTTGCCTCCGTCGATGGTCCATCGCAAAGCCAAGAATGGGGATGGTTCCGAGATCGAACTTTCCGGTGACCCGGACGGTCCGCTCGCGGCCCAGGTATTCCAGACTCGGATCGATCCATTCGTCCAGAAGCTAAGCTACATCCGCGTTTACAACGGAACGCTTCGTAAAGATATGACCCTGCCTGGCAGCAATGGCCGTAAGGGGCTACGGATTGGGCAACTGTTGGACGTACAGGCCAACCATCTGGAACCAATCGATGAAGCGGGCCCCGGCGATATTGTGGCCGTAGCCAAGATGGAGCAACTGCATACCGGTACCAACGAAGGGGAGTTGGAACTTCCCAACATTGACTTCCCCCAGCCGATGGTCGGCGTGGCGATTCGTCCGAAGAGTCGTAACGACGAAGCCAAGCTGAGTGTGGCCCTGCATAAGCTCTTAGAAGAAGATCCAACGATCCGCATCGAGCATGATGAGGAAACGCACGAGCTGGTACTGCGTGGCATGAGCGAACTTCACTTGTCACTGATTCAAGAGAAGCTGGCTCGCCGCGATCATCTCGAAATTGAAACGTACGAACCGCGGGTACCGTTCCGGGAATCGATTACCTTCCCGGCGCATGGTTCCTACCGCCACAAGAAGCAGTCCGGCGGTCGCGGGCAGTTCGGCGAGGTGCACATTCGTATCCAGCCGCTACCGCAAGGGACCGAAATCTCGGAGTTCGCTACGAAGGACAACTTCCCCAGTATGAAGCATGTCCATTACTTCGAGGCGATGAACTTCCTGTGGATCGATTCGATCGTGGGAGCCTCGATTCCTGGCAACTTCATGCCGGCAGTCGAAAAGGGGCTGCTCGATCGTGTCCACAAAGGCGTGCTGGCAGGCTATCCGCTGCAAGACCTTTGCGTCGAAGTCCACTATGGAAAGCATCACCCAGTCGATAGCTCGGAAACCGCGTTCCGGATTGCCGCCTCGGCAGCCCTGCGCGAAGTTTGCAAGCAGGCCGGACCACAGATGCTGGAACCGATGGTCGATATGCATGTCACCGTTCCGATCGACTGTGTCGGCGACGTGTACAGCGACATGGCGACGCGGCGAGGTCAGATCTCGGGAACCCAGGATGCCGGAGCGAACATGCAAACGGTGGTCTGTGTCGTCCCCTTGGCCGAGACTTCGTCGTACGCTCGAGCCCTTTCCAGTCTGACGGGAGGGCAGGGGAGTTACAGCATGAGCTTCTCGCACTATGCTCCGTTGCCTGCCCATCTGCAGGATAGGCATCGTCAGCATATCGAAGAAGACGACGAGAGCTGA
- the aroE gene encoding shikimate dehydrogenase, with the protein MICVSIGRGRHKHIVAEHKHLVEQGAQLCELRLDYINGTIKLKRLLDNRPSPVVITYRRERDGGRYAGDEQERQMVLRTAIAEGVDYIDIEEDIAASIPRYGKTKRIISYHNFRETPADLDGLHKRMQRLDPDIIKIATMANSPQDNVRILELARRSEIPTIGLCMGDMGMPSRILGGRFGCPFTFATSSNERTLAPGQIGFRQMVDLYRYEEITDETELYGVVADPIGHSLSPHLHNAAFSEQGMNRRYLPFRVPREHLGVFFNEVCPQLGVKGLSITIPHKEAAVNFVKKPDEAVKGVGATNTIIFDEGGPSGYNTDCDSAMESLDTMLPPEQQGGSLEGLKVLMLGSGGVSRGLVWSLIQRKATVTISSRTLENAEELAEHFKCRHIHWEDRGSVQPDILINGTPVGMHPNVNESPFEKRWIKHNMIVFDTVYNPEQTLLVKEARAVGARVVTGVEMFVRQAALQFKHFTGVETSRELMRSTLKRLTGAVRTG; encoded by the coding sequence ATGATCTGCGTTAGTATCGGCCGCGGCCGACATAAACATATCGTTGCCGAGCACAAGCACCTGGTCGAACAGGGGGCTCAGTTGTGCGAGTTGCGTCTCGACTACATCAACGGGACGATCAAACTCAAACGCCTGCTCGACAATCGCCCCAGTCCGGTGGTGATCACCTACCGCCGTGAACGTGATGGCGGCCGCTATGCCGGTGACGAGCAAGAACGGCAAATGGTTTTGCGAACGGCCATTGCTGAAGGCGTCGACTACATCGACATTGAAGAAGATATCGCGGCATCGATTCCGCGCTATGGCAAAACGAAGCGGATCATCAGCTACCACAACTTCCGCGAGACGCCTGCTGACCTGGATGGTCTGCACAAGCGGATGCAGCGACTTGATCCCGATATCATCAAGATCGCCACCATGGCGAACTCGCCGCAAGACAACGTCCGCATCCTGGAACTGGCTCGCCGCAGCGAGATCCCCACGATCGGTCTCTGCATGGGCGACATGGGGATGCCTTCACGGATTTTGGGGGGACGTTTCGGTTGTCCATTCACCTTCGCGACCAGTTCCAACGAACGTACGCTGGCTCCGGGGCAAATCGGTTTTCGACAGATGGTCGATCTCTACCGGTACGAAGAGATTACCGACGAAACTGAACTGTATGGTGTGGTAGCCGACCCAATCGGACATAGCTTGAGCCCTCACTTGCACAACGCGGCGTTCAGCGAACAGGGCATGAACCGTCGCTATCTTCCCTTCCGTGTGCCGCGAGAACACCTGGGTGTATTCTTCAACGAGGTCTGTCCTCAACTGGGCGTGAAGGGTTTGAGCATCACGATTCCTCACAAGGAAGCCGCGGTCAACTTTGTCAAAAAACCTGATGAAGCGGTCAAAGGGGTCGGCGCGACCAATACGATCATCTTCGATGAAGGGGGACCTTCAGGCTACAACACCGATTGCGACTCGGCGATGGAAAGCCTTGATACGATGCTTCCGCCAGAGCAACAAGGCGGATCGCTGGAAGGGCTCAAAGTGCTGATGCTGGGCAGTGGCGGCGTTTCGCGTGGGCTTGTCTGGTCTTTGATTCAGCGAAAAGCCACTGTGACGATTTCCAGCCGTACACTGGAGAACGCCGAGGAACTGGCTGAGCACTTCAAGTGTCGGCATATTCACTGGGAAGATCGAGGATCGGTTCAGCCCGATATCTTGATCAATGGGACACCCGTCGGCATGCATCCCAACGTCAACGAATCACCGTTTGAGAAGCGTTGGATCAAACACAACATGATCGTCTTCGACACGGTCTACAATCCGGAACAAACGTTGCTGGTGAAGGAAGCCAGGGCAGTGGGGGCACGCGTGGTGACCGGCGTCGAAATGTTCGTCCGCCAGGCTGCCTTGCAGTTTAAGCACTTTACCGGCGTCGAGACTTCCCGTGAACTGATGCGTAGCACACTCAAGCGACTGACCGGTGCGGTCCGAACAGGTTAA
- a CDS encoding prepilin peptidase, with product MAWWENVVALWIGLPLNVRLIGLFVFGAIVAGQLNRAIYRWTWVPKNYDPWSKPHPDVPPRSLLDKVPVFGWLGLARESKVHGTGHWVQPLLIELGCGFFFAWYYHWVISGELVPITVNVPLSQAALHSIYLQHIVLISFMVIATFIDFDSRTIPDYVTVPGFLVALVFCWLLPFVGLPIPEGRPFFGLSQPGSQMEAIPLHAAALSDWPAAWNGSSALVVGLILAVSWWFALCPKLIWTKGGMTKLFRYLVASFVRYSLNWFYLSMLALLLAFVSAAWMWGGEAVWQSVFSALLGMAFAGLLIWMVRFFASLAMGQEAMGFGDVTLMCMIGAYIGWQPVMVIFFLAPFIACLFAIVNYLLTGDAYLAYGPYLCIGTLIAMIFWGGLWQQYGPLLGLGPWLPALFLALPLVLGGMLMAWVWIKFTFIYPDEA from the coding sequence GTGGCTTGGTGGGAGAATGTCGTCGCGCTATGGATTGGACTTCCGCTGAATGTGCGACTGATTGGTCTTTTCGTTTTCGGTGCGATCGTGGCCGGGCAACTCAACCGAGCCATCTATCGCTGGACGTGGGTGCCCAAGAATTACGATCCCTGGAGCAAGCCACATCCTGACGTCCCACCGCGCAGCTTGTTGGATAAAGTACCGGTCTTCGGCTGGCTCGGCCTTGCCCGTGAAAGCAAGGTGCATGGAACCGGTCACTGGGTGCAGCCGCTGTTGATTGAACTGGGCTGCGGGTTCTTCTTTGCCTGGTATTACCACTGGGTGATCTCAGGAGAACTGGTTCCCATCACGGTCAACGTTCCGCTCAGCCAGGCGGCGTTGCATTCGATCTACTTGCAGCACATCGTGTTGATCTCGTTTATGGTGATTGCCACGTTTATCGACTTCGATTCACGCACGATCCCTGACTACGTCACGGTGCCCGGCTTTCTGGTGGCACTCGTCTTCTGTTGGTTGCTTCCCTTCGTGGGACTGCCGATCCCGGAAGGGCGGCCTTTCTTCGGGTTGTCACAGCCGGGAAGCCAGATGGAAGCGATCCCGCTGCATGCGGCTGCACTGAGTGACTGGCCTGCGGCTTGGAATGGAAGCTCGGCCTTGGTGGTTGGTCTCATATTGGCGGTTAGTTGGTGGTTCGCCCTTTGCCCGAAGCTGATCTGGACTAAAGGAGGGATGACGAAACTCTTCCGTTACCTGGTAGCCAGCTTCGTACGTTACTCGCTGAACTGGTTCTACCTGAGCATGCTGGCCCTTTTGCTTGCGTTCGTCTCGGCCGCATGGATGTGGGGTGGCGAGGCTGTCTGGCAATCGGTGTTCTCGGCACTGCTGGGAATGGCCTTTGCCGGCTTGTTGATCTGGATGGTCCGTTTCTTTGCCAGCTTGGCGATGGGGCAGGAAGCGATGGGTTTTGGTGATGTGACGCTCATGTGCATGATTGGGGCCTACATCGGCTGGCAGCCGGTGATGGTGATCTTCTTCCTCGCGCCGTTCATTGCGTGCTTGTTTGCCATCGTGAACTATCTGCTTACCGGAGATGCCTACCTGGCGTACGGTCCTTACCTGTGTATCGGAACGCTGATCGCGATGATCTTCTGGGGAGGATTATGGCAGCAGTATGGCCCGCTCTTGGGCCTGGGACCCTGGCTGCCGGCACTGTTCCTGGCTCTGCCGTTGGTGCTGGGGGGCATGCTGATGGCGTGGGTCTGGATCAAGTTCACGTTCATCTATCCGGACGAAGCGTAA